In Microbacterium profundi, the DNA window CCGGCCTTCTGCTGCCCGATGCCCCGGTCGTCGCCTGGTGGCCGGATGACGCTCCGGAGGAGCCGTCCGCCACACCGCTCGGTCATATCGCCCAGCGTCGCATCACCGACGCCGCCACCGCCAACGACGTGCGCGCGCAGATCGAGTCACTCGGGCGTTCGCACGCCCCCGGCGACACCGACCTCGCGTGGACCCGTCTCACGTACTGGCGCGAGCAGCTCGCTGCAGTGCTCGACCAGCCGCCGTTCGAAGAGGTCACGGCTGTGGAGGTGCGAGGTGCAGCCTCCTCCCCGTCCACCGCACTGCTCGCAGCATGGCTCCAGCTCGCCCTCGACGTTCCGGTTCGATGGGCGTATGAGAAGCGCGATGAATGGGACGAAGGCATCAAGTCGGTTCGCCTCAGCCGTGCGAGCGGGGACATCCTGCTGGAGCGCCCCGTCCCAGGTGACGCCGTGCTCACGCAGCCCGGTCAGCCCAACCACGATCTGCATCTGCCGCGCCGCACCCTGCGGGAGTGCCTGGCTGAGGAGTTGCGCCGTCTCGATCCCGACGTCCTGTACGGTCGAGTGATCACCGAGGGCTGGGAGAAGCTGGGTCCGCCCGAGACCGGGGAGTGAACGACATGCAGGCATCATCCGCCGAGAAGCTGGTCGTCGTCGAGCCGACGCCGTCCGCTCTCGCCGACCGGGTCGCGCAGGCGTTCCTCACACGGGTGAAGGCCAGGACGAAGAACGGCCGGACCGCGCACATCGCTCTCACCGGCGGATCGATGGGCAGCACGGTTCTTCGCGCCGTCGCCGCTCATCCCAAGGTGAACCGCATCGACTGGTCGCTGGTGCACTTCTGGTGGGGTGACGAACGATTCGTCGCTCGCGACGATCAGGATCGGAACGCCCTGCAGTCGCGTGAGGCGCTGCTGGATCACATCACTGTGCCTGCGGAGAACATCCATGAGGTCGCCGGCGCCGACAGCGGCCTCTCACTAGATGAGGCCGCAGCGGCGTACGCCGCGGAGCTCGCGAGGTTCGGTGGCCAAGAGCATGCCTGGCCGTCGTTCGCGGTGTGCTTCCTCGGTGTCGGTCCAGATGGTCACATCGCCTCGCTGTTCCCGGATCGCTCCGAGGTCACCGAGACGGATGCTGCGGTGCTGCCCGTTCGCGACTCTCCGAAGCCGCCGCCGGAGCGGGTCACGCTGACCCGTCCGGTGATCAATTCCTCCAAGCGCGTCTGGCTGGTTCTCACCGGCGCCGACAAGGCCTCGGCGCTCGGGCTCGCACTCGCGGGCGCCAGCTACACGAACGTGCCCGCAGCGGGCGCCAAGGGGCGCAAGCGCACGATCTTCTTCGTCGATCAGGCTGCCGCGTCGGAGGTCTCGGAAGACCTCATCGAACAGGTCTACTGATCGCTGCTCTCCACCCCTGGGCCGTACTCGGTGCCTGGGCGGCGCGTCGCGTCTGAGCCGTTGGACGAGTCCGAAGCGACGCTCCCCCGGACGATGCCGAGTTCCTGGCTCTCACTTAGCACCTGCGGGTGATACCTGGCGAGACCGACCACGCCCCAGATCGCGATCGCTCCGGCGACTCCGAAGCAGACGAGCACCCATGGCGGCGCAGCCGCGGCTTCGCCGAGCACCAGCATCCCGATCAGAACCGCGATCATCGGATCGACCACGGTCAGCCCGGCGATCACAAGGTCGGGCGGGCCGGAACTGTATGCGGTCTGGACGAAGTAGGCACCGACGGCGGATGCCGCCACCAGGGCGATCACGCATACCAGCGTCACCCAGTCGAACTCCCCGGCCTGCACGCGCTTGATGACGGCCTTGGCCAGCGTTGCGACGAAGCCGTAGAGGATGCCGGCGCCGACGACGTAGAAGAGAGCCCGCATGCGGTGGCGCAGGATCAGCCAGAATCCGCCGAGCACGATGATCACGACCAGCAGGATCGCGAGGATCACGAAGAGCTCGCGATCGGTGATCTCCTGCTCCACGGCGAACAGTGCAGCGAAGATGACGAAGATGAAGATGCCGCCCACGCACGCCCCTATGGCTATGAGCGACTTCCTGGTGGGTGTGTGCCCGGACACACGGGCATTGAGCAGAGTGGTGATCACGAGCGCGATCGCGCCGAGCGGCTGGACGACGATCAGCGGGGCAGCGGAGAGCGCCGCGAGCTGGCAGACGATCGCCAGGCCGAGCATGAGCGTGCCGAGGATCCATGACGGCCTGGTCAGCAGTCGTTTGAGCTGGTCGGCGCTCAGACCGCTCGCTCCGTCCGCACCGCTGAGGCGCTCGACCTTCTCGACGCCGCGGTGCTGGTATTGGGCTCCGAGCGACATGAACACAGCGCCCGCGAGCGCCAAGGGGATGCCGAGCAGCAACGCGGGGTTCTGGAAGACGCCGACGAGCTGGTTGCCGACATCCGCCTCTGCCATCCACACGCCCGCGCTCACACTGAAACACTACCTGGCACAGGGCGCACAGTAGGGTTGTGGCGTGGCTGTTCTACCGATTCGCATCATGGGCGATACCGTTCTGCACTCCCCCGCATCGCCCGTCGCCGAGATCGATGACGAGGTCCGCACTCTCGTCGCCGACATGTTCGAGACCATGGACACAGCTCCTGGGGTCGGCCTCGCCGCTCCCCAGGTCGGCGTGGCTCTTCGCATCTACACGTATTCGTATGTGGACGATGACGACCAGCCGTGGCGCGGCGTGCTCATCAACCCGGTGCTGTGGATGTCTCCCCCTGAGCCCGGCCCCCCCGACCCGGACGAGGAGTCCGAGGGCTGCCTGTCCTTCCCCGGTGAGCGGTTCCCACTGCGCCGTGCCGACCGAGTGCTGGTGACCGGTCTGGACCTCGACGGCGCGGCGGTGCGCATCGAGGTGGACGGATGGCGGGCCCGCATCATGCAGCACGAGTTCGATCATCTCGACGGCATCCTCTACATCGATCGACTGTCCGACGGCGATTGGAAGACCGTCCAGAAGATCGCGCGCAAACGCGGATGGGGCAAGCCCGGTGCGAGCTGGATGCCCGGAGTCGACGACCTCGAAGCCTGAGCGCATACAGCTTCTGCATAACCCATTCAAAGTTGCGTCTCAGGTTCAGTGTCAGTACCGTTCCCGTGGGGCGGGCCATCAGTGTCCGTTGACGGACGATTCCTCGGAGGGGAACTCACATGATGAAACTGCGCAACCGGCGCGCGCTCGCACTGGCAGGAACGGCGCTCGCGCTCAGCATCGCGCTCAGCGGCTGCAGCGCGCTCAACAACCTCATCGTGGGCGGCAGCAATGACGCTCAGCGCGATGAAGAGACCGGCGAGGTCACCGAGGGATCGAACATCGACATCTTCTCCCTCAAGGTGGGTGACTGCATGCCGACCAGCGACACCACCGGCGAGATCACCGATGCCGATGTCGTTCCTTGCTCCGAGCCGCACGCGGACGAGGTCTTCTTCGAGTGCAGTGCGTGATCTACGAGCCGGACCCCGCCGACCCGAAGCTTTCGCTCGATGTGACCGGCACGCTCAGAGGCGCCGCACGCTGATCAGCGGCTGATTCGCGCAAGAGGCTCCGTCCGATCGGGCGGAGCCTCTTGCGCATGCCTGCCGTACGGGCACAACACCGCACGAATGCAGAAAGCCCCGTACAAGACGGGGCCTTCTGATCTGGCTCCCCAAATTGGACTCGAACCAATAACCTGCCGATTAACAGTCGGCTGCTCTGCCAATTGAGCTATTGGGGATCAGGCGATGTCGCCGAAGCAACTCCACAATCTTAGCAAACCCCCGAGGGTGCTCGTGACACCCGCCGCCCTGCTCGGGCGTGTCGAGTCGGGTCAGCGGCCGAGCGAATCCGCCTCGCCGTTGGGCACCCAGAGCAGGTCCTTGCCGACGCCCCGCGCCACCACGTGACCGGCACGCAGCATCAGCGTCTCGGCATTGAGCTCACGGATGAACGCCGCATCGTTCGTGACGAGCAGCGCTCCCATCCCCTGCCCGTTGCGGCGCCTGGTGATCGCGTCGAACACGACCGGCCGCACTTCGAGATCGAGATTCGCGAGCGGCTCGTCGGCGATGAGCACCCGCGGCTCGAGGACGAAGGCCCGTGCGATCGCAACCCGCTGACGCATGCCGGCGCTGAGCTCGTACGGGAACTTCGCCGCCGTGCCGAGCGGCAGATGCAGCTCGTCCAGCAGCGTCGCGATGCGGATCGAGAGCGCCTTGCTGTTGACGCGCTTCTCGCGGATGAGGATCGGCTCTGCGATCACTTCACTCACCGTGAGCGTCGGCGGAAGATCGGCGCCGGCACCCTGAGGGATGAACCCGGTGAGGTATGTCAGCTCGCGATGCCGCCGACCGGGCTTTCGCACGTTCACGCCGCAGACTTCGGCGGTGCCGCCGACGATGCGCACCGATGGGTCCGTGGAACCCGCGAGAGCCGCGACCAGCGTGGACTTGCCGGATCCGGTGGGACCGGCGACGCAGATCAGGTCGCCGGGAGAGAGCGCGAAGGTGACTCCGTCGACGGCGCGCGTGGGGGCTCCGTGCCCGATCCGATCGATGACCAGATCGAAGCAGTCGATCACGTTCGAGGAGTGTTGCCTTCGGGACATAGGTTCCATCCTCCCCCGAATCGGCCTTACGGTCCGTTACGACTCGGTGAAGCGCTGGCGCTCGATGTCGAGATCGCGCAGGCGCATGCGCAATGCCCGGCCGCCGTCCGAATCCGCAGGCACTCTCTGCACAGCGCCGAGCAGCTCGTTCTTCTCCCGATCGAGGTTGCGCAGGATCATGCGCCGGAACAGATCCGCCGTCGATCTGGCCGCCCCCTCCTCATCGCGTGCCGGGAACGGCGACATCAGCAGCTCCCCGGCGAGCAAGCGGTACGGCTCGCGCACCGCGTTGACAGCATCCATCGCCCATCCGACGCGCGTACGGTCGGATGCGGCGACGACGACTTCGCGGATCGCTTCCAACGCCGGGTGGCGGAACGGCACCTCGAATGCGCGCGCCAGCGTGGCCTGATCGATCTGATGCCCGTACTGCAGGGCTCCCATCATCGCGCCGCGCTCGAGTGCGACGTCGGCCGTGCGCGGCAGGCTCGCCAGCGTCACGGGTGCGACTGCCGTCGGCTCCGAACCCGCCGGCACAGCCTCTGCCGGTTCGCGTCGTGCAGGAGCGTGGTTCGCTCCTGCACGACCAGCACGCTCCACCTCGGCGCGCACCTCGGTCGGGTCCATGCCCAGACGTCGGGCGAGCATCCGCTCGTACCCTGGGCGCAGCAGGCGATCGCGGATCTCGGCCACGATCGGTGCTGCCGCTCGCAGCGCGCCGACCTGCCCCTCGACGGTGGCGAGGTCGAAACCGCTGAGTCTGCGGTCGATCGCGAACTCGAACATCGGCACCTTGGCGTCCATGAGCCCACGCACCGCAGCGTCGCCGCGCTGCAGCCTCAGATCGCACGGATCGAGACCGTTCGGGGCCACGGCGACGAAGGTCTGCGCGTTGAAGCGGTCATCCTCTGTGAAGGCGCGCAGCGCCGCCTTCTGGCCCGCCTCGTCGCCGTCGAACGTGAACACGACCTCCCCCGAGGCGTTGTCGTCGCCCATCACACGGCGCAGAACCTTGATGTGCTCCGCGCCGAACGCCGTGCCACAGGTCGCGACAGCTGTGGTCAGACCCGCAAGGTGGCACGCCATGACGTCGGTGTACCCCTCGACGACCACGACGCGTCGCGGATCGCCTCGAGAGATGTCGCGCTTGGCCAGGTCGAGCCCGTAGAGCACCTGGGCCTTCTTGTAGATGATCGTCTCGGGAGTGTTCAGGTACTTCGGCCCCTGGTCGTCGTCATACAGCTTGCGGGCGCCGAAGCCGATGGTCTGTCCTGTGACATCGCGGATCGGCCAGACCAGCCGTCCGCGGAATCTGTCGTACACCCCGCGCTGTCCCTGTGACACGAGTCCGGCCGCGAGCAGCTCGTCGCGCGTGAATCCCTGCGCGGTGAGGGCCTTCATCATCCCTTCCCATCCGCGCGGCGCGTAGCCGACGCCGAAATGGGCTGCGGCACCGGCGTCGAAGCCGCGTTCTCCGAGGAACTTCCGGCCGGTCTCCGCTTCGGCCGACAGCAGTTGGCCGCGGAAGAACTCGGCTGCCGCGGTGTTCGCCGCGTACAGGCGGCTGCGGCCGCTGTTCTCCGGTGCCGACCCGCCGTCCTCGTAGTGCAGGGTGTAGCCGATGCGTCCCGCGAGGCGCTCGACCGCCTCGGTGAAGCTGACGTGATCCATCTCCCGCAGGAACGAGTACACGTCGCCGGATTCTCCGCAGCCGAAGCAGTGGTAATAGCCGACCTGCGGGCGCACGTGGAAGCTGGGGCTCTTCTCGTCGTGGAACGGGCAGAGCCCCTTGAGCGAGCCGACGCCGGCCGACTTCAATGCGACGCGTTCTCCGACGATGTCGCCGATGTTGGTGCGCGACTTCACCTCATCGACGTCTGCCTGGCGGATCCTCGGCATCAGTTCGCCCTTTCGGCGAGTGCCCGTTCGTCCTCGTGCGCGCCGGAGCGCTGCCTAACATGACGCGGGGACCAGATGCCGACCTCAGCAGGGTCGACATCGCCGACGAGCCTGCTGTGCCAATCCAGGGCCGTCTGATCCGTCAGGCTGGCGATCTGGTCGACGACCACTCGCGCGCGCTGCGCATCCGTCTCCGCGTCGTGGAAGTCCGCCGCGAAGGCGGGCTCGAGCACATCTGCTCCCGCCGTCCACAGCGCATCGGTCGACCAGAGTGCATCGGCAAGGCGCTTGAGCACGCGTCGCTGCTCCTTGTAGACGCCCTTGCGGGCCTCGATCGTCACGATCGCCTGTCCCATGATGCCCTTGAGTACGGCGATCTCCGCCTCCACCACCCGCGGCACGACGACGTGCGCGCTGTACCGGGCGAGCGCCGGGCCCCGATAGGTCTCACGCGTCGCGGCGACGGCGGCGCGCGCGAAGCGGCCGATCAGGTCGCTGGTGAGGTTCTTGAGCCCGGCGAGATCGCGGCGTGAGCGGTCGAAGGACTTCAGCCACATCGGCTGGCTCGTCAGGCGGTAGAGAGCGTCGGCGAGCTCTTCCCTGGTGAAGTCGTACCCGACCCATTGCTGCACGCGCCCGACCAGCGCATCGTGTTGCTTCGGGTTCGACAGCGTGGCCACATCGAGGTAGCCGTTGACGATCGCGTCTTCGAAGTCGTGCACGGAATAGGCGATGTCATCGGAGAGATCCATGATCTCCGCCTCGATGCAGCGCAGACGCCCAGGTGCGTCCTCGCGCATCCAGCGGAACACGTCCTCATCCTCGGGATACACGCCGAACTTCAGACGTCCGCCGGGATCGGGGACGGGGCTGTCGACCGTCCACGGATACTTGCAGGTCGCGTCGAGGCTCGCCCGCGTGAGGTTCAGCCCGACGGAATGGCCGTCCGCGTCGAGGACCTTCGCCTCCAGGCGGGTGAGGATGCGCAGCGACTGCGCGTTGCCCTCGAAGCCGCCGATCGGCTCCGCCCATTCGTTCAGGGCGCGTTCGCCGTTGTGGCCGAACGGCGGATGCCCCAGATCGTGACTGAGGCAGGCGGTGTCGACGACGTCGGCCGAGACGCCGAGAGCCCCGGCGAGTTCTCGGCCGACCTGCGCGACCTCGAGCGAGTGCGTCAGCCGATTGCGGGCGAAGTCAGCCGTGCTCGCAGGGCTCAGCACCTGCGTCTTCGCCGCCAGACGGCGCAGGCCGGCCGAGTGCAGCACTCTGGCACGATCTCGGGCGAAGTCATCACGCTCTGAGCGGTGCTGCTCACTGACGAAGCGCGCCGTGTCGCGCGCGTCGTAGCCGTCGATCCGCGCACCGCCAAACGCTGCGACAGGCTCAGCGGTCGAAGGATCAACCACCACTGTTCTCGATCTCCGCGCCGCGCAGCATCTCGCCGGTGTCGCCGGCGACATCACGTGAGTCCAGCCACTTGTCGGGCAGAGCAGGGCGCTTCGGGCGACCGGCACGACCGCGCTGACCCTCGGCATCCGCTCCGGGATACGGCGCATCACGGTCGAGCTGACCGAGCAGGTCATCGATGTGGGCGAGGCTCTGCGCAGTGGCGAGGCCGGTGCGCACGTCACTGCCGACCGGATAGCCCTTGAAGTACCATGCGACGTGCTTGCGGATATCGCGGCATCCGTGATCCTCGTCCTCGAGGAACTCGACCAGCAGCTGCGCATGCCGGCGGAAGGCATCGGCGACGAAACCGAGGGTGGCGTCGACCGGTCGAGACTCGGCGCCGAACGCTGCGGCGAGATCGCCGAACAGCCACGGGCGGCCCAGGCATCCGCGCCCGACGACGACGCCGTCGCAGTCGGTCTCGGCCATCATCCGCACGGCGTCATCGGCCGACCAGATGTCGCCGTTTCCGAGCACCGGGATGCTCGTGACAGCCTGCTTCAACTCGCCGATCGCGTTCCAGTCGGCGTGGCCGGAGTAGAACTCGCTCGCGGTGCGGGCATGCAGGGCGACGGCAGCGGCACCGGCGTCTTCGGCGGCGCGCCCGGCGTCGAGGAACGTGAGGTGGTCGGCATCGATGCCCTTGCGCATCTTCACCGTCAGCGGGATGTCTCCGGCGGCCTTGACCGCCTGATCGACGATCTCCGCGAACAGACCGGTCTTCCACGGCAGCGCTGCTCCCCCGCCCTTGCGGGTGACCTTGGGGACGGGGCATCCGAAGTTCAGGTCAATGTGGTCGGCGTGGTCTTCCGCCACGATGATGCGCACCGCCTCGGCGATGGTCTTCGGGTCGACGCCGTAGAGCTGGATAGACCGCGGCGTCTCGCTCTCGTGGTGGCGGATGAGCCGCATCGTCGTGTCGTTGCGTTCCACCAGCGCGCGAGACGTGATCATCTCGCTGACGTAGAGGCCCGCGCCGTATTCACGGCACAGGAGACGGAACGCGGTGTTGGTGATGCCCGCCATGGGTGCGAGGACGACAGGCACGTCGAGGTCGATCGGGCCGATGCGCAGGGCGCGAGCGGGGGCGGAAGCGAGAGTCATATCCCTTCCATTCTCCCATCCCCACGGCCCTCGGCGCCGCACCGCGTCTTAGGCTGTGGATATGACCGAAACCAGCGTGCGCCAGATCCCATTCACCGATGCCACCGGCGCCGAGAAGACGCTCGACGACCTGGGGGCCGATGTTCTGCTCGTCGTCAACGTGGCATCGAAGTGCGGTCTCACGCCCCAGTACGAGCAGCTCGAGCAGTTGCAGCGCACCTACGGCGACCGCGGCTTCAGCGTCGTCGGGTTCCCGAGCAACCAGTTCATGGGTCAGGAGCCCGGTTCGGTCGAGCAGATCCTGGAGTTCTGCTCCACCACGTACGGCGTGACCTTCCCCGTGAACGACAAGGTCAAGGTCAACGGCAGGAACGCCACCGAGCTCTACAAGGCGCTCAAGGAGACGCAGGACGCCGGCGGCAAGGCCGGACGTGTGGAATGGAACTTCGAGAAGTTCCTGGTGCTGCCGGACGGTTCGGTCAAGCGCTTCCGTCCGAAGCAGAAGCCGGACGCCCCCGAGATCGTCGAGGCGATCGAGGGCGCCCTGGTCCGCTAGACCGCGGCTTCTTCCTGATCCGCCGGTGCGGAGTCGCTCTCGCCGCGTTTGGCCCAGAGGTCTCGCAGCACGTTCTCGAACGTGGCCGGCGGCTGTGCGCCCGAGATACCGTACTGACCGTCGATCACGAAGAACGGCACGCCCTGGATGCCGTAGGCGCGAGCCTGCGCCTGGTCCTGACGGACATCCGGGAGGTGCTTCTCACTCTCGAGCGCCGCGCGAGCCTCATCGGCGTCGAGCCCGACCTCGACCGCCAGCTCGATCAGGTCGTCGATGCGCCCGACATGCTTGCCCTCGGTGAAGTACGCCGACATCAGGCGCTCTTCCATCTCGTGCTGCAGATCGTTCGCCTTGGCATGGTGCAGCAGTTCGTGCGCCTTGACCGTGTTCGTGTGCTTCAGCAGATCGAAGCGGTACTCCAGGCCGGCGTTCTTGGCAATGCCGGTCACGTTGTCGAGCATGCCCACCACCTGGTCACGGGGCATGCCCTTGTGGCCGGCGAGGAAGTCGATCTCGTCTCCGTCGAAGTCGACAGGAGTGTCGGGCGAGAGTTCGAACGAGTGGAAGGTGACGGTGACCTTCGGAGCGTCTTCGTCGCCGGCGACCGCCGCAAGACCTGTTTCGAGGTTGCGCTTGCCGATGTAGCACCACGGGCAGGCGATGTCGGACCAGATGTCAATCGAGATAGGTTGGCTCACCTCAGTGGGAACCTTCTCTGACCCGCGAATATTCCGTTGATAGCATCTTCGGATGCTCTCAGCCGACGATCCGCTCCCCTTCCAGCCGGAGCGCGTGCTGATCGCCGGCGTCACCGGCTCGGGGAAGACCACGCTCGCACGGCGGATCGCGGCCCGCTGGAATCTCACGCACCAGGAGCTCGACGCGCTCTACCACGGACCCGGCTGGACACCCCGACCTGAGTTCCTCGACGAAGTGCGCGCATTCGCCGCAACGGACCGGTGGGTGACCGAGTGGCAGTACACATCCAAGGGAACGAACACGGTCCTCCCGCGAAGTGCTGATCTGCTGCTGTGGCTCGACTACCCGTACGGCGTCGCACGCCGACGGCTCATCCGTCGCACCTGGAAGCGTCGCATCCTACGCACGAAGCTCTGGAACGGGAACGTCGAGCCGAACCTGTGGCATGCGCTCACCGTGCGCGGCGACGAGAACATCCTCGACTGGCAGCGCCGCACTCGCCACAAGTGGAGCGAGCGGATGCCGCAGATCGAAGCAGAGCACCCGCATCTGACGATCGTCCGGCTCACGCATCCGCGCGAGACGGAGCGCTGGCTCGCACACCAGCGGGGCGTTGAGCGAGCGAAGCGAGACGAAACGGGCTGAGCGAGCGAAGCGAGTCGAAGCCACGACCTCACCGAGCCGCATAGGCACCGCCCCTCCGTTGATAGCATCTTCGGATGCTCTCAGCCGACGATCCGCTCCCGTTCCGGCCCGAGCGCGTGCTGATCGCCGGCGTCACCGGTTCGGGAAAGACGTCCCTCGCCGGCCGCATCGCACGTCTCTGGTCGCTCGAACACATCGAGATCGACTCGCTCTTCCACGGCCCGGACTGGACCCCGCGTCCGGAGTTCCTCGACGACGTGCGCGCATTCGCCGCAACGGACCGGTGGGTGACCGAGTGGCAGTACACCAGCAAGGGCACGGATGAGATCATGACGCCGCGCGCGCAGCTCGCGCTCTGGCTGGACTATCCGTATCGAGTGGTGCGCTCGCGACTGATCCGTCGCACTCTGGGCCGCAGCATCCTGCGCACCGAGATGTACAACGGCAACGTCGAGAAGCCCTTGTGGAAGCTGCTGGCGACCCGCGATCCTGGCGAGAACATCCTCGCGTGGCAGACCAAGACGCTGGGGTTCTGGACGGCGAAGATGCCAGACGTCCGAGAGCGATTCCCCCATCTCACGATCGTGCGGCTGCGACACCCGCGCGAGACGGAGCGCTGGCTGCAATCTCAGGCGGACGGCGCATCCACCGCGCCGCCGAAGCGGCGATCGCGCGACACATAGATCTCGATCGCACGCCACAGCTCCTGACGCGAGAAGTCGGGCCAGAGCGTGTCGAGGAACACCATCTCGGCGTACGCCGACTGCCAGAGCAGGAAGTTCGAGGTGCGCTGCTCGCCCGAGCTGCGCAGGAACAGGTCGACGTCCGGCAGCTCTGGCACGTACAACTGGCGGCCGATCATCTTCTCGGTGATCGCCTTCGGCTTCAGACGCCCGGCGGCCACCTCGCCCGCAAGTGAGCGCATCGCGTCTACCAGCTCGCCCCGCCCGCCGTAGTTCACGCACATCGTGAGTGTCAGCACGTCGTTGTCCCTGGTCAGCTCCTCCGCGCGCTGCAGCTCCTTGATCACAGATCCCCACAGTCGAGGCTTTCTTCCCGCCCAGCGGATCCGCACGCCCCACTCGTTGAGTTGGTCGCGCCGACGATGCAGCACGTCGCGGTTGTATCCCATCAGGAAGCGCACCTCCTCGGGCGAGCGAGCCCAGTTCTCGGTCGAGAACGCGTAGACCGACAGATGCTTCACACCGGCCTGGACGGCGCCGGCGACGACGTCGAGCAGCACCTCTTCACCGGCTTTGTGCCCCTCGATGCGGGTGAGGCCCTGCTTGTTCGCCCAGCGGCCGTTGCCATCCATCACGATCGCCACGTGCTCGGGCACCTTGGCGAACACGGGCGGATGCACACCGGTCCAATCGAGCGGGCGGTACGCGACAGCGTCCTTGTGCGTGTACGGCTTCGGAGTCAACGAAAGTCCTCTCGAGACGAGTCAAAGACGTGGGCGAGCGAGCGGATGCCGCGTTCCAGATGGAACTGCGCGTATGCCGACACGAGCCCGGAAGCGGCGGCGGTCTCGGCGTGCGGCGCCGCATCCACGGCATCCCACTCCCCCTGCATGAGGGCGCGCAGCAGCTGCAGCGTCGACTGCGAGACGCGAGGGCTGCCGGCGGGAGCGCAGTTCGAGCACACGAGGCCACCCAGCTGCCCGATGAAGTGCGTGTGCGGGCCCGGCGTGGCGCAGCGCGCGCAATCGCTCAGCGAAGGAGCCCAGCCCGAGAGCGCCATGACACGCAGCAGATAGGAATCCAGGATGCTGCGCGGGGCGTGCTCGCCACGGGAGAGCGCGCGAAGGCCTCCGACGAGCAGCAGGTACTGCTCCGGCGTCGCCTCCGCGTCGCTGAGACGGTCGGCGGTCTCGACCATGGCGTTCGCCGAGGTGAAGCGATCGTAGTGCGCAGCGATCTCCGCACCGTATGCGCCGAGGGACTCCGCCTGCTGCACGATGTCGAGCGAT includes these proteins:
- the dusB gene encoding tRNA dihydrouridine synthase DusB, with protein sequence MTLASAPARALRIGPIDLDVPVVLAPMAGITNTAFRLLCREYGAGLYVSEMITSRALVERNDTTMRLIRHHESETPRSIQLYGVDPKTIAEAVRIIVAEDHADHIDLNFGCPVPKVTRKGGGAALPWKTGLFAEIVDQAVKAAGDIPLTVKMRKGIDADHLTFLDAGRAAEDAGAAAVALHARTASEFYSGHADWNAIGELKQAVTSIPVLGNGDIWSADDAVRMMAETDCDGVVVGRGCLGRPWLFGDLAAAFGAESRPVDATLGFVADAFRRHAQLLVEFLEDEDHGCRDIRKHVAWYFKGYPVGSDVRTGLATAQSLAHIDDLLGQLDRDAPYPGADAEGQRGRAGRPKRPALPDKWLDSRDVAGDTGEMLRGAEIENSGG
- a CDS encoding glutathione peroxidase; this translates as MTETSVRQIPFTDATGAEKTLDDLGADVLLVVNVASKCGLTPQYEQLEQLQRTYGDRGFSVVGFPSNQFMGQEPGSVEQILEFCSTTYGVTFPVNDKVKVNGRNATELYKALKETQDAGGKAGRVEWNFEKFLVLPDGSVKRFRPKQKPDAPEIVEAIEGALVR
- a CDS encoding DsbA family oxidoreductase, encoding MSQPISIDIWSDIACPWCYIGKRNLETGLAAVAGDEDAPKVTVTFHSFELSPDTPVDFDGDEIDFLAGHKGMPRDQVVGMLDNVTGIAKNAGLEYRFDLLKHTNTVKAHELLHHAKANDLQHEMEERLMSAYFTEGKHVGRIDDLIELAVEVGLDADEARAALESEKHLPDVRQDQAQARAYGIQGVPFFVIDGQYGISGAQPPATFENVLRDLWAKRGESDSAPADQEEAAV
- a CDS encoding P-loop NTPase family protein, translating into MLSADDPLPFQPERVLIAGVTGSGKTTLARRIAARWNLTHQELDALYHGPGWTPRPEFLDEVRAFAATDRWVTEWQYTSKGTNTVLPRSADLLLWLDYPYGVARRRLIRRTWKRRILRTKLWNGNVEPNLWHALTVRGDENILDWQRRTRHKWSERMPQIEAEHPHLTIVRLTHPRETERWLAHQRGVERAKRDETG
- a CDS encoding P-loop NTPase family protein, which codes for MLSADDPLPFRPERVLIAGVTGSGKTSLAGRIARLWSLEHIEIDSLFHGPDWTPRPEFLDDVRAFAATDRWVTEWQYTSKGTDEIMTPRAQLALWLDYPYRVVRSRLIRRTLGRSILRTEMYNGNVEKPLWKLLATRDPGENILAWQTKTLGFWTAKMPDVRERFPHLTIVRLRHPRETERWLQSQADGASTAPPKRRSRDT
- a CDS encoding isoprenyl transferase, with amino-acid sequence MTPKPYTHKDAVAYRPLDWTGVHPPVFAKVPEHVAIVMDGNGRWANKQGLTRIEGHKAGEEVLLDVVAGAVQAGVKHLSVYAFSTENWARSPEEVRFLMGYNRDVLHRRRDQLNEWGVRIRWAGRKPRLWGSVIKELQRAEELTRDNDVLTLTMCVNYGGRGELVDAMRSLAGEVAAGRLKPKAITEKMIGRQLYVPELPDVDLFLRSSGEQRTSNFLLWQSAYAEMVFLDTLWPDFSRQELWRAIEIYVSRDRRFGGAVDAPSA
- the recO gene encoding DNA repair protein RecO, with translation MPTYRDEAVILRTHKLGEADRIVTMLSRRNGKIRAVAKGVRRTSSKFGSRLEPFMVADLQLYQGRSLDIVQQAESLGAYGAEIAAHYDRFTSANAMVETADRLSDAEATPEQYLLLVGGLRALSRGEHAPRSILDSYLLRVMALSGWAPSLSDCARCATPGPHTHFIGQLGGLVCSNCAPAGSPRVSQSTLQLLRALMQGEWDAVDAAPHAETAAASGLVSAYAQFHLERGIRSLAHVFDSSREDFR